In one Trichosurus vulpecula isolate mTriVul1 chromosome 8, mTriVul1.pri, whole genome shotgun sequence genomic region, the following are encoded:
- the LOC118829742 gene encoding olfactory receptor 11G2-like: MDNSVSHFILLGFLSSQEIQMVYFMVFSVTYMLTLMGNAAIVCAVLWDRHLHTPMYILLGNFSFLEICYVTTTVPNMLANFLSETKIITFIGCFVQFYFFFSFGCDEGFYLCIMAFDRYLAICRPLHYPTIMTTHLCTSLVAFGWVGGFVLFIIPVALISQLSYCGSNIIDHFICDPVPLMALSCSKSHTTKIIYSMFNIIFMGGTFLFILISYALVIFSVLRIPSAAGKRKAFSTCASHLTVVTLFFGSVMTMYVRPGSEKPLEFQKVVTLFYSVITPLLNPLIYSLRNKDMKAALWKVLVTKKTSHKT; this comes from the coding sequence ATGGACAATTCTGTCAGTCACTTCATCCTCTTGGGCTTCCTCTCCAGCCAGGAGATACAGATGGTCTACTTTATGGTGTTCTCAGTAACCTACATGCTAACATTAATGGGAAATGCAGCTATTGTCTGTGCTGTGCTCTGGGATCGGCACCTCCATACTCCTATGTACATACTTTTGGGGAATTTCTCCTTCCTAGAGATCTGCTATGTCACCACAACTGTTCCCAACATGTTGGCCAATTTCCTTTCTGAGACCAAGATCATCACCTTTATTGGTTGCTTTgtacaattttatttcttcttctcttttggcTGTGATGAAGGCTTCTATCTTTGTATCATGGCATTTGATAGGTACCTTGCTATCTGTCGTCCACTACACTACCCAACCATCATGACTACACATCTCTGCACTAGTTTGGTGGCCTTTGGCTGGGTGGGTGGCTTTGTCCTCTTTATAATTCCAGTTGCTCTCATCTCACAGTTGTCCTATTGTGGCTCAAACATCATTGATCACTTCATATGTGATCCTGTCCCATTGATGGCCCTTTCATGTTCCAAATCCCATACCACAAAGATCATTTATTCTATGTTCAATATTATCTTTATGGGTGGTACTTTTCTGTTCATCCTCATCTCTTATGCTTTAGTCATTTTTTCTGTGCTGCGGATTCCCTCTGCTGCTGGCAAACGTAAGGCCTTCTCCACGTGTGCTTCACATCTTACTGTAGTGACATTATTCTTTGGCTCCGTTATGACAATGTATGTGCGGCCAGGATCAGAGAAGCCATTAGAATTCCAGAAAGTTGTGACACTGTTTTATTCAGTTATCACTCCCCTCCTCAACCCTTTGATCTACAGTCTCCGAAACAAAGATATGAAGGCAGCTCTGTGGAAAGTTTTGGTGACTAAAAAAACTTCTCACAAGACATGA
- the LOC118829743 gene encoding olfactory receptor 11G2-like codes for MVYFVVFSVTYMLTLMGNAAIVCAVFCDQHLHTPMYILLGNFSFLEICYVTTTVPNMLANFLSETKTITFVGCFVQFYFFFSFGCDEGFYLCIMAFDRYLAICHPLHYPAIMTTHLCTGLAAFGWLSGFVLFIIPVALISQLSYCGSNIIDHFICDPVPLMALSCSKSHTTKIIYSTFNTIFMVGTFMFILISYALVIFSVLRIPSATGKRKAFSTCASHLIVVILFFGSVMTMYARPGSEKPLEFQKVVTLFYSVITPLLNPLIYSLRNKDMKAALQNVFFGKLICSTNEAHL; via the exons ATGGTCTACTTTGTGGTGTTCTCAGTAACCTACATGCTAACATTAATGGGAAACGCAGCTATTGTCTGTGCTGTGTTTTGTGATCAGCACCTCCATACTCCCATGTACATACTCTTGGGGAATTTCTCCTTCCTAGAGATCTGCTATGTCACCACAACTGTTCCCAACATGTTGGCCAATTTCCTTTCTGAGACCAAGACCATCACCTTTGTTGGTTGCTTTgtacaattttatttcttcttctcttttggcTGTGATGAAGGCTTCTATCTTTGTATCATGGCATTTGATAGGTACCTTGCTATCTGTCATCCACTACATTACCCAGCCATCATGACTACACACCTCTGCACTGGTTTGGCGGCCTTTGGCTGGTTGAGTGGCTTTGTCCTCTTTATAATACCAGTTGCTCTCATCTCACAGTTGTCCTATTGTGGCTCAAACATCATTGATCACTTCATATGTGATCCTGTCCCATTGATGGCCCTTTCATGTTCCAAATCCCATACCACAAAGATCATTTACTCTACTTTCAATACTATCTTTATGGTTGGTACTTTTATGTTCATCCTCATCTCCTATGccttagtcattttttcagtgcTGCGGATTCCCTCTGCTACTGGCAAACGTAAGGCCTTCTCTACATGTGCTTCACATCTAATTGTAGTGATCTTATTCTTTGGCTCTGTTATGACAATGTATGCGCGGCCAGGATCAGAGAAGCCATTAGAATTCCAGAAAGTTGTGACACTGTTTTATTCAGTTATCACTCCCCTCCTCAACCCTTTGATCTACAGTCTCCGAAACAAAGATATGAAGGCAGCTCTGCAGAA CGTCTTCTTTGGAAAATTGATCTGTTCCACAAATGAAGCACACctctaa